The nucleotide window AAAGTCCATACTCTACAGCCTCTTCCATAAAACGTTTCACAAGGGACTTAAAGTACTGAAGATCCTCCACAGTGCGCGACTCAGCCAAACGTTCACCCTGTTTACCAATTTCCTGCAAAAGCTTTTGTAATCGGATTTCATCCAGCTTTCCTTGCTCATTGTCCATAATCTCAGAAAATTTGCTATTACTTATTCTGGCACTAGAGGTACGCGAGGTAGGCTGTAAATTTTGATACGTCTGAATACGCATTCCCAATCACTCCGCCATCTTTAAATTAAAACTGGTGAAAGCTTTCTACAGGCAACACGAAGACGGTTGCTCCACCCACTTGCACCTCTACAGGATAGGAGACATAAGGCTCTACACTGCTACCGATGGCAGAAGG belongs to Rubeoparvulum massiliense and includes:
- a CDS encoding YaaR family protein, with product MRIQTYQNLQPTSRTSSARISNSKFSEIMDNEQGKLDEIRLQKLLQEIGKQGERLAESRTVEDLQYFKSLVKRFMEEAVEYGLSLEERSGWTRRGRSKTYKIVKQIDEKLIQLTDSLLDKEKKSMDILATVGEIKGLLVNLYA